Proteins encoded by one window of Anopheles maculipalpis chromosome 2RL, idAnoMacuDA_375_x, whole genome shotgun sequence:
- the LOC126567150 gene encoding endochitinase-like, with the protein MTANRSLCKIAFTLTIALLICSIGLINAERVVCSFSSSAADRMDEYSFEIADIPVSLCTHVVYDGLRIDFYTHELLPGNPPFDVLDNGWQKFSELKRTKPDLKLLISIRTPLMLQVAEDATSRKTFIENVLQHVEWMKLDGVELFWSGGNEEKLYLLIEELKGSFVAAGHPTWEVSVLKQIDQSVVDHARLCRLVDFVHVLGIGERKPKYHDNSSTPTAKTTLDVGKHKNVTLERALEHLIDANCPANKIVLVVILFAQTYTLGNVNTRDRPKELTTFCNITEGNPYCAYVEICQKFNESEWTLGSDDPEGFAPHAIQGNTWVAYENEASIGQKGEIARRKNLAGVYVFSLDLDDYRGKCGNLYPLTTALSRSFRGTAID; encoded by the exons ATGACTGCAAATC GATCTTTGTGTAAAATTGCTTTCACGCTAACGATCGCTTTGTTGATTTGCTCGATTGGGTTAATCAACGCAGAGCGTGTCGTCTGTAGTTTCTCAAGCTCCGCCGCAGATCGAATGGACGAATATAGTTTTGAAATAGCTGACATTCCAGTTTCCCTCTGCACACACGTGGTTTACGATGGTTTGCGAATAGATTTCTATACCCACGAACTTTTGCCCGGCAATCCACCCTTTGACGTGTTGGACAATGGTTGGCAAAAGTTCTCCGAGCTGAAGCGCACCAAACCAGACCTGAAGCTTCTGATAAGCATCCGCACACCATTAATGCTGCAAGTGGCTGAAGATGCGACGTCGCGCAAGACCTTTATCGAGAATGTTCTTCAGCACGTGGAGTGGATGAAGCTCGACGGTGTTGAACTGTTTTGGAGCGGAGGAAACGAGGAAAAGTTGTACCTTTTAATCGAGGAACTCAAAGGCAGTTTTGTTGCTGCCGGACATCCAACGTGGGAAGTGAGCGTATTGAAGCAGATCGATCAATCAGTCGTCGATCATGCGCGATTGTGTAG ACTTGTCGATTTTGTGCATGTTTTGGGCATTGGCGAACGAAAGCCAAAATATCACGACAATAGCTCAACGCCAACAGCGAAAACAACGCTTGACGtaggcaaacacaaaaatgttaCCCTGGAGCGAGCCTTAGAGCATTTGATCGATGCTAACTGTCCCGCGAACAAGATCGTTCTAGTCGTCATCTTGTTTGCACAAACGTACACGCTTGGGAATGTGAACACTCGGGACCGTCCAAAAGAGCTTACCACTTTTTGCAACATCACCGAAGGAAATCCGTACTGTGCGTATGTGGAGATATGTCAGAAGTTTAACGAAAGCGAATGGACGCTGGGCTCGGACGATCCGGAAGGATTCGCACCGCATGCAATCCAGGGCAACACGTGGGTGGCCTACGAAAATGAAGCATCGATCGGGCAGAAAGGTGAGATCgcgagaaggaaaaatttaGCGGGTGTGTACGTGTTCTCGCTAGATCTGGACGACTATCGCGGCAAGTGTGGAAATTTGTATCCTCTAACAACTGCGTTGAGCAGATCATTTAGAGGCACAGCAATCGATTAG
- the LOC126567149 gene encoding endochitinase-like, with amino-acid sequence MAVIRIVTTFSSRLTFLLLIGSVGLVNAERFVCYFSSFATQRSGEYKFETADIPVSLCTHVVYDHFEINFFSKNFRPSKLPWQKFSELKRIKPDLKLLLSVLEVADDSTSRKTLIGNIIQYVEWMKVDGVELFWSGGNGQMYFTMVQELQSSFVAAGHPTWEVDVLVPIDKAVVDHARLCRLVDFVHVLGIGERKPRYHDNSSTPTAKTTLDVGKHKNVTLERALEHLIDANCPANKIVLVVILFAQTYTLGNVNTRDRPKELTTFCNLTRGSPYCAYVEICQKFNESEWTLGSDDTERFAPHAIQGNTWVAYENEASIGQKGEIARRKNLAGVYVFSLDLDDYRGKCGKLYPLTTALSSSFRGTTID; translated from the exons ATGGCCGTTATTC GAATTGTCACAACATTTTCCTCCAGGCTAACGTTCCTGTTGTTGATTGGCTCTGTTGGGTTAGTCAACGCAGAGCGTTTCGTGTGTTATTTCTCAAGCTTCGCCACACAGCGCTCGGGCGAATATAAATTTGAAACAGCCGATATTCCTGTTTCTCTCTGCACACACGTGGTCTACGatcattttgaaattaatttctttagcAAAAATTTCCGGCCAAGCAAACTGCCTTGGCAAAAGTTCTCCGAGCTGAAGCGCATCAAACCGGACCTGAAGCTTCTGCTGAGCGTTCTAGAGGTGGCTGACGATTCAACGTCGCGTAAAACGCTTATAGGGAACATTATTCAGTACGTGGAGTGGATGAAGGTCGATGGCGTTGAATTGTTTTGGAGCGGAGGAAACGGACAAATGTATTTTACGATGGTGCAAGAGCTTCAAAGCAGTTTTGTTGCTGCCGGACATCCAACGTGGGAAGTTGACGTTTTGGTACCGATCGATAAAGCAGTCGTCGATCATGCGCGATTGTGTAG ACTTGTCGATTTTGTGCATGTTTTGGGCATTGGCGAACGAAAGCCAAGATATCACGACAATAGCTCAACGCCAACAGCGAAAACAACGCTTGACGtaggcaaacacaaaaatgttaCACTGGAACGAGCCTTAGAGCATTTGATCGATGCTAACTGTCCCGCGAACAAGATCGTTCTAGTCGTCATCTTGTTTGCACAAACGTACACGCTTGGGAATGTGAACACTCGGGACCGTCCAAAAGAGCTTACCACATTTTGTAACCTTACCCGAGGAAGTCCTTACTGTGCGTATGTGGAGATATGTCAGAAGTTTAACGAAAGCGAATGGACACTGGGCTCGGACGATACGGAAAGATTCGCACCGCATGCAATCCAGGGCAACACGTGGGTGGCCTACGAAAATGAAGCATCGATCGGGCAGAAAGGTGAGATCgcgagaaggaaaaatttaGCGGGTGTGTACGTGTTCTCGCTAGATCTGGACGACTATCGCGGCAAGTGTGGAAAGTTGTATCCTCTAACAACCGCGTTGAGCAGTTCATTTAGAGGTACAACAATCGATTAG